The following nucleotide sequence is from Deltaproteobacteria bacterium.
AGATACGTACAGGTGCAATTCTTCGGCGTGCTCACCAAATATTCGACGTACTGCTTCTTGGTAATCATATCCCTAAAATGATACTTGTGGTCCTCAAGCGTAAGTCCTGCTATATTTCGTTCGTTAACTGAGGAGGCATCATGGCGCACTTACGGAATGTTGCAAAAGAGGTCTGGGTAATCGACCACCCGCTAAAGGTTGGAGGATTACAGCTTGGTACGCGCACGACTGTGGTGCGACTTGCCGGTGGTGACGTGTGGGTACATTCACCAGGTCCACTGCAACCAGAGCTCACGACCGAGATTCATGCACTTGGAGCCGTCCGCGCACTTGTTGCACCCAATGCCATGCATCACTTGTATCTCTCGCAGCATCTCCAGGCGTTTCCACACGCGACGGTGTACGTGTCTCCTGCTCTTCCGGCAAAACTCAAGAGTGCATTTCCCTACGAAGCCCTGAGGGATGAGTCGCCGAGACTATGGAGCGATGATTTTGCCCAGCATCTCGTCGGTGGCATACCAAAACTCCAAGAAGTAGTCTTTTTCCACCACGTGAGCCGTACCCTTATGTTGACTGACCTTGCTTTCAATATTCAGCAGTCTGACTCCTGGTTCACGCGAGTCTTCATGCGTCTCAATGGTGCGTATGGTCGCTTTGGACCATCGCGCATCTTTCGTACGATGGTCAAAGACCGTGCGGCTCTTCGGTCTTCACTCAATCGTATCCAAGAGTGGGACTTCGATCGTATTATCGTCACACACGGTGAAGTTCTCGAAACAGGGGGGAAAAACGCAATGCGCTCCCAGTATGCGTGGGTGTGAAGATTCATGCCGATGCCATCCCCTGCTCGTTAAAGAATAAACGGACTGTTCTCTTCCCTGTAAATTCGGCAAAACGGAAAGGCAGGAGGAGAGATATGGGCCAAACTCAATACCCCGCAGCAATCACAGCAGCCGAAGCACCGTCACGTACCAAACCGTCAAATTATCCAGAACCGTTTGCCTCGCGTATGGCTGGTCGTGTGAAGCAGCCGCTCGGCGATTTATTTGGGCTTACGAATTTTGGCGTGAATCTGACGCGCCTCTCCCCAGGTTCGGTGTCGTCGTTGTTGCATGCGCATTCACGCCAGGATGAATTCATCTACATTCTTGAAGGGCAGCCGACGTTGATTACCGAATCTGGCGAGACACTGCTCGGCCCTGGCAGGTGCGCAGGTTTCAAAGGCGGCACTGGTCAAGGACATCATCTCGCGAATCGCTCCGATACTGATGTCGTATATCTTGAGGTCGGCGATCGCACGGCTGGCGATGCGGCGAGCTATCCGGTCGATGATATTCAGGCGGTGTTAGGTCCCGATGGCAAATGGCGATTCGCTCACAAAGATGGAACACCGTACTAAGTCGCAACGTGGAGATATCAACCGAAAGAATACTCTCAGTGAATAAAGCACCTTGGTTTCGCAAGACACTCCTGGCAACGGCGGTGATGAATGTTGCAGGCTTCATCAGTAGATTCCCGTGCGCATAGCGCACGCTACAGACAAGAATAGAGGAGAACTAACAATGGTAGAACAGGTGCAAGCAATTGGTTTCGTTGAAGCAATCCGCCCTCACGCCGAAGATGACTTCTGGGGCGGTGAGTAAGCATGCATTTCTCTCACCG
It contains:
- a CDS encoding DUF4336 domain-containing protein; the encoded protein is MAHLRNVAKEVWVIDHPLKVGGLQLGTRTTVVRLAGGDVWVHSPGPLQPELTTEIHALGAVRALVAPNAMHHLYLSQHLQAFPHATVYVSPALPAKLKSAFPYEALRDESPRLWSDDFAQHLVGGIPKLQEVVFFHHVSRTLMLTDLAFNIQQSDSWFTRVFMRLNGAYGRFGPSRIFRTMVKDRAALRSSLNRIQEWDFDRIIVTHGEVLETGGKNAMRSQYAWV
- a CDS encoding cupin domain-containing protein — encoded protein: MGQTQYPAAITAAEAPSRTKPSNYPEPFASRMAGRVKQPLGDLFGLTNFGVNLTRLSPGSVSSLLHAHSRQDEFIYILEGQPTLITESGETLLGPGRCAGFKGGTGQGHHLANRSDTDVVYLEVGDRTAGDAASYPVDDIQAVLGPDGKWRFAHKDGTPY